A section of the Aneurinibacillus migulanus genome encodes:
- a CDS encoding PAS domain-containing sensor histidine kinase: MGTKSSGKKMNKQLILIPVVYFFCSIILGLFLDKLLIHLINSPDAYINNFIFKSIILSFITSVFIYLLIKKWIVEKHVSEKQQECLLSLIINSIPDFVNLKDKDGRWLFANHAAIQTFQMEADVYKGKTDVELEPYCALSYDELLHCERTDEQTWLNRAETRFEEVFAKKGGGTTDFDVIKIPMFHDNGERKFLLVISRDITRLKQAKLELSESEKRYQRLVEFFPDMILVHSNDTCIFVNKAGVRLLGGENHDEILTTSLCNLVKTDYSANITQNLDVYSSEKETVTFKKGKLIRFDGNTLDVECIEIPIIFNKEKVKMSVFRDMTIRNHAEEVIQKAHTLNIIGELAAGVAHEIRNPLTSLKGFTQLLQRSVNESKEYAQIMMDELNRIEDITTEFLMLAKPQKINYQKENLTSVINRAMTLMNPHAILKNTEIELDCEYNVLNIQCEANHLNQVFINILKNAIDSMEGKGKVTIRVKKGARENVIVSFIDQGCGIPQEKISNLGQPFYTTKEKGTGLGLMVSYNIIKNHQGDIRVESEVGKGTTFHISLPLFRNHNPSI, translated from the coding sequence ATGGGTACAAAATCAAGTGGAAAAAAAATGAACAAACAACTTATTTTGATTCCTGTCGTTTACTTTTTTTGTTCAATTATATTAGGATTGTTTCTGGATAAATTGTTAATCCATTTGATTAATAGTCCAGATGCTTACATAAATAACTTTATTTTTAAAAGTATTATTCTTAGCTTTATCACTTCGGTTTTTATTTACTTATTAATCAAGAAATGGATAGTAGAAAAGCATGTTTCTGAAAAACAACAAGAGTGCCTTTTAAGCCTTATTATTAATTCTATACCCGACTTTGTAAATCTTAAGGATAAAGACGGTCGATGGCTTTTTGCAAATCATGCCGCTATCCAAACCTTCCAAATGGAGGCCGATGTTTACAAAGGAAAAACCGATGTAGAGCTAGAGCCATATTGTGCACTTTCTTATGATGAATTGCTTCATTGTGAAAGAACAGATGAACAGACATGGCTTAATAGAGCAGAAACTCGATTTGAAGAAGTATTTGCAAAAAAGGGTGGAGGAACTACAGATTTTGACGTGATTAAAATTCCTATGTTTCACGATAATGGTGAAAGGAAGTTCCTTTTGGTTATTTCTCGTGATATTACTAGGCTTAAGCAGGCCAAGCTTGAATTAAGCGAAAGTGAAAAGCGCTACCAGCGGCTTGTCGAATTTTTTCCTGATATGATTCTCGTCCACTCAAATGATACATGCATTTTTGTAAATAAGGCAGGAGTTAGACTTCTAGGTGGGGAAAATCACGATGAGATCCTTACTACATCATTATGTAATCTGGTAAAGACAGATTACTCAGCAAATATTACGCAAAATCTGGATGTTTATAGTAGTGAGAAGGAAACCGTTACATTTAAAAAAGGTAAACTTATTAGATTTGATGGAAACACTCTTGATGTTGAATGTATAGAAATCCCTATTATTTTTAATAAAGAAAAAGTAAAGATGTCTGTATTTCGGGATATGACGATTCGAAATCATGCGGAAGAAGTAATTCAAAAAGCGCACACTTTGAATATTATAGGAGAGCTAGCTGCGGGAGTAGCTCATGAAATCAGAAACCCATTAACTTCTTTAAAAGGATTTACACAGCTGCTTCAGAGAAGTGTGAATGAAAGTAAAGAATACGCTCAAATTATGATGGACGAACTAAACCGCATTGAAGACATTACAACCGAATTTTTGATGCTGGCAAAGCCACAAAAAATAAATTATCAAAAAGAAAACTTAACCTCAGTAATAAATAGAGCAATGACATTAATGAACCCGCACGCTATTCTTAAAAATACCGAGATCGAATTGGATTGTGAATATAATGTTCTCAATATTCAATGTGAAGCTAATCACTTAAACCAGGTTTTTATTAATATATTGAAGAATGCAATTGACTCTATGGAAGGCAAGGGGAAGGTAACAATTAGGGTAAAAAAAGGAGCGAGGGAGAACGTCATCGTTTCTTTTATTGATCAAGGTTGTGGGATACCACAGGAGAAAATATCGAACCTTGGGCAACCTTTTTATACGACGAAGGAAAAAGGAACAGGTCTAGGGTTGATGGTGAGCTATAATATTATAAAAAACCATCAAGGGGACATCCGTGTGGAAAGTGAAGTAGGGAAGGGAACAACTTTTCATATCAGTCTTCCGCTTTTCCGAAATCATAATCCTTCCATATAA
- a CDS encoding VOC family protein, translating into MGVRRIEHVCIMVKNLEKSIQFYQDVVGLDLIKKMGHPNPELKLAFLGFEESQETIMELIEGYNNNLPAEGKVHHICFKVDSLEEEIERLKSLDITFLTEEIETLPDGSRYIFFAGADGEWIEFFETTR; encoded by the coding sequence ATGGGAGTTAGAAGAATTGAACATGTGTGCATTATGGTGAAAAATCTTGAGAAATCGATTCAGTTTTATCAGGATGTTGTTGGTCTAGATTTAATAAAGAAAATGGGTCATCCTAATCCAGAACTTAAATTAGCCTTTCTTGGATTCGAAGAATCTCAAGAAACCATAATGGAGCTAATTGAAGGCTACAACAACAATTTGCCTGCCGAGGGAAAAGTGCATCATATCTGTTTTAAAGTCGATAGCCTTGAGGAAGAAATCGAGCGTCTGAAAAGCCTTGATATCACTTTTCTTACAGAGGAAATAGAAACACTACCAGATGGTTCACGCTATATTTTTTTTGCCGGAGCAGATGGTGAATGGATAGAATTTTTTGAAACAACCCGTTAA
- a CDS encoding DODA-type extradiol aromatic ring-opening family dioxygenase — protein sequence MMPSFFIAHGAPTLALENNDYTKMLKELGSHLPIPRAIVLFSAHWEEPVQVVSTVEKYDMIYDFYGFPPEMYEIIYPAKGDKELAKRVIDLLDGQGVATRSDAVRGIDHGAWVVLRLLYPQADIPVVVLSVNPGLSPQEQYRIGQALAPLRKDGVMIIGSGGTVHNLRQVNWQSTEAEEWAVKFDDWLEEKIEKWDTESLFAYETEAPYAREAVPRNEHFIPLLPAMGAADNGRKGTLLHQEYQYGTLSLSCWRFD from the coding sequence ATGATGCCGTCATTCTTTATTGCACATGGCGCACCGACGCTGGCATTGGAAAATAATGATTATACGAAAATGTTGAAAGAGCTTGGCTCCCACTTACCTATTCCTCGCGCGATTGTTTTGTTTTCGGCGCATTGGGAAGAACCAGTACAGGTAGTAAGCACAGTAGAAAAGTATGACATGATATATGACTTTTACGGATTTCCACCAGAGATGTATGAAATCATCTATCCAGCCAAAGGAGATAAGGAGCTAGCAAAGCGAGTAATTGACCTGCTGGATGGACAGGGAGTAGCTACTCGCTCCGACGCGGTCCGGGGAATTGATCACGGTGCATGGGTTGTACTGCGTCTCCTGTATCCACAAGCCGATATTCCGGTGGTTGTCCTGTCCGTTAATCCAGGCTTGTCGCCGCAGGAGCAGTACCGCATCGGTCAGGCACTCGCCCCACTTAGAAAAGACGGGGTCATGATTATCGGAAGTGGAGGTACGGTGCATAATCTGCGTCAGGTAAACTGGCAGAGTACGGAAGCGGAAGAATGGGCGGTGAAGTTTGACGATTGGCTGGAAGAAAAGATTGAGAAATGGGATACCGAGTCTTTGTTTGCGTATGAGACAGAGGCGCCATATGCGCGGGAGGCGGTGCCGCGCAATGAGCACTTTATTCCTTTGTTACCTGCGATGGGAGCGGCGGATAATGGGCGAAAAGGAACTCTATTGCATCAGGAGTACCAGTACGGCACGCTCAGTCTGAGCTGCTGGCGTTTTGATTAA
- a CDS encoding SpoVR family protein, which translates to MTGEEIRHLERAVDEITEIAKGFGLDFYPMRYEICPADIIYTFGAYGMPTRFSHWSFGKSFHRMKLQYDLGLSKIYELVINSNPCYAFLLDGNSLIQNKLIVAHVLAHCDFFKNNVRFSQTNRDMVESMAATAERLREYEIRYGKQTVEEFLDAILAIQEHVDPSLRRHFSWAEDPEKTRAALKTGQKHPYGDLWLLDEEEQKRKTTEEEEAKKRTERFPPEPEKDLLLFIEEFSPRLENWQRDVLTIMREEMLYFWPQIETKIMNEGWASYWHQRILREMDLTEDETIEYAKLNAGVVQPSTTSINPYYLGLKIFEDIEERWNHPTKEEEERFGRKPGKGREKIFEVRELDSDISFIRNYLTKDLVEKTDMYVFSRQGNDWTITDKTWEIVRDQLVTSRVNGGFPYIQVQDGDYLHNGELYLFHQFEGMELDVKYLEKTLPYAHKLWGKSVHMETRIEDRRVLFTYDGKKCHRRFL; encoded by the coding sequence ATGACAGGGGAAGAAATTCGTCATTTGGAGCGGGCGGTAGATGAAATTACGGAAATCGCCAAAGGATTCGGACTCGATTTCTATCCGATGCGCTACGAAATCTGTCCGGCAGATATTATCTATACATTTGGGGCGTATGGCATGCCGACCCGCTTCTCGCATTGGAGCTTCGGAAAATCGTTTCATCGGATGAAGCTACAGTATGATTTAGGGCTAAGTAAGATTTACGAGTTGGTCATTAACTCGAATCCATGCTATGCATTTCTTCTCGACGGCAATTCGCTTATCCAAAATAAACTTATTGTGGCCCATGTATTGGCACACTGCGATTTCTTCAAGAATAATGTCCGGTTCAGCCAAACGAACCGGGATATGGTAGAGAGCATGGCGGCGACGGCAGAACGGCTACGCGAGTATGAAATTCGATATGGTAAACAGACAGTAGAAGAGTTTTTGGATGCAATATTGGCTATACAAGAGCATGTCGATCCGAGTCTGCGTCGTCATTTTAGTTGGGCAGAAGATCCGGAGAAGACGAGAGCAGCGCTTAAAACCGGACAGAAACATCCATATGGTGATTTGTGGCTACTTGATGAAGAAGAACAAAAGCGCAAGACAACAGAAGAAGAAGAGGCGAAGAAGCGTACAGAGCGTTTCCCGCCGGAACCTGAGAAGGATTTGCTGCTGTTTATCGAAGAGTTCAGTCCACGCTTGGAGAATTGGCAGCGGGATGTACTGACTATCATGCGGGAAGAGATGCTGTATTTTTGGCCGCAGATTGAGACGAAGATTATGAACGAGGGCTGGGCATCGTATTGGCATCAGCGGATTTTGCGGGAGATGGATTTAACGGAAGACGAGACGATTGAATACGCCAAGCTTAATGCGGGCGTTGTTCAGCCATCCACCACTAGTATCAATCCGTATTATCTGGGGCTTAAGATTTTCGAAGATATTGAGGAGCGTTGGAACCATCCGACGAAAGAAGAAGAGGAACGTTTTGGGCGCAAGCCCGGCAAGGGAAGAGAGAAGATTTTTGAGGTGCGTGAGTTGGATAGTGATATTTCTTTCATCCGCAATTATTTGACCAAGGACCTGGTGGAAAAGACGGATATGTATGTGTTCAGCCGCCAGGGTAATGACTGGACGATTACGGATAAAACGTGGGAAATCGTGCGGGATCAATTGGTCACAAGCCGGGTAAACGGTGGATTCCCTTATATTCAAGTTCAGGACGGTGACTATCTCCATAATGGAGAATTGTATCTGTTCCACCAGTTTGAGGGCATGGAGCTGGATGTGAAATATTTGGAGAAGACACTGCCGTATGCACATAAGCTATGGGGCAAGTCGGTTCATATGGAGACGCGGATCGAGGATCGACGGGTATTATTCACATATGATGGAAAGAAATGTCACCGAAGGTTCCTATAA
- a CDS encoding spore coat protein: protein MNSFMENLTGMNTMTDQVVASDLLLAAKTAVRNYAYALTEAATPDVRTILHKQLDDAIATHEKVTNYMMNKGYYHAYNVNEQIQVDMKNAETAMNLPNAPTSLL from the coding sequence ATGAATTCATTTATGGAAAATCTGACAGGAATGAATACGATGACGGACCAGGTTGTCGCATCTGATCTGCTGCTGGCTGCTAAAACTGCGGTTCGTAACTATGCATATGCTTTGACTGAAGCGGCTACTCCTGATGTGCGCACCATTCTGCATAAGCAATTAGATGATGCGATTGCAACCCATGAAAAAGTGACAAACTACATGATGAACAAAGGATATTATCATGCATACAATGTCAACGAACAAATTCAAGTAGACATGAAAAACGCAGAAACAGCAATGAACTTACCGAACGCACCTACCTCATTGCTTTAA
- a CDS encoding LysR family transcriptional regulator, translating to MTLTQLEVFTAVVKERSFTKAGLTLGMTQSAVSHVISSLEAELGISLLVRDRRGVKATEAGERVLVHVREILYRTSQIQQDVSSLKVLESGTVKIGSFPSISARLLPRILSDFKVRYPGIELILFEGTNQEVRNWIHTGAVDVGFVSLPDEEFDTVPITQDEMVVILPENHPLAHETSILIEDIKTESFILTKSGCEGLVLRVFHPFMPRIQFEVRETGTILTMVQQGLGITILPAMAIPSAFPHASILHLNPPIYRQLGLAVRSLKSTALCVLTFIEHTKNWIQANKIE from the coding sequence ATGACGTTAACACAATTAGAAGTATTCACTGCAGTTGTGAAGGAAAGAAGTTTCACCAAAGCGGGACTTACTCTAGGAATGACCCAATCGGCTGTTAGTCATGTTATCTCAAGCCTTGAAGCTGAGCTGGGAATTTCTTTGCTTGTACGGGATCGAAGAGGAGTTAAAGCAACGGAAGCAGGAGAACGAGTCCTTGTCCATGTCCGCGAAATTTTATATCGTACCTCTCAAATCCAACAAGATGTTTCTTCTCTAAAGGTGTTGGAGTCCGGCACCGTAAAGATCGGTAGCTTTCCAAGCATATCGGCTCGCTTGTTACCAAGAATTCTATCTGATTTTAAAGTACGCTATCCAGGAATTGAGCTCATTCTTTTTGAAGGAACAAATCAAGAGGTTAGAAATTGGATTCACACGGGAGCTGTTGATGTAGGCTTTGTTTCTTTACCGGATGAAGAATTCGACACCGTTCCGATAACCCAGGATGAAATGGTCGTTATACTGCCGGAAAATCATCCGCTGGCCCATGAAACGTCCATTCTGATAGAAGATATTAAAACAGAATCCTTTATTTTGACCAAAAGCGGATGTGAAGGACTTGTTTTGCGTGTCTTTCATCCTTTTATGCCACGGATTCAATTTGAAGTGAGAGAAACCGGAACCATTCTAACTATGGTACAACAAGGATTAGGTATTACTATCCTGCCTGCCATGGCGATTCCTTCTGCCTTTCCTCATGCGAGCATTCTTCACTTGAATCCGCCTATCTACAGACAGTTAGGGTTAGCAGTCCGTTCACTAAAATCTACCGCTTTATGCGTACTAACCTTTATTGAACACACAAAAAACTGGATTCAAGCAAACAAAATCGAATGA
- a CDS encoding thiamine pyrophosphate-binding protein yields MTTIASAFVHHIKKLGVTHVFGIPGKSIVPLLIECEKQSIPFILSRHESGAGFQASGYAIKNQTIGVAIGTSGPGGTNLITAAGQAKAFHLPVLFITGHPSMKHTGRALAQDSTAFGTDMVKLFEPVTKFSARVERSDVFPMYFRHALEQSLTGVKGPVHLSIPLDVLLEETVPFDIFAPRTSFPLTSTGISDALPIIEQAKRPVMILGKGVHAALAYEEVRTLAETWGIPVVTTPGGKGTFPTLHPLSLNSFGLGGTQQAETYLRSGVDLILVIGSRLNDMSTAGFTEDMYPKHVIHFDYESHYIQKSLPVPTCFIQGDIKQNIHELVKAASPEQKTQYENAFSQVAVTREMEIPQTRSEIGTDYPFISAVEAVRTLRVALPMDAVVFGDEGSHSFYAIQNFDIYKPGTFFFDAAFGTMGYSLSYAIGAKVASPSDTIACLCGDGSLFMHGTEISTAVNQNIAVLFIVLNNSRLDMVDKGMSSHFGRSIGSIYDTGVHVQKFAESLGAKAFRCQTSEEIMSSVHQAMAHNGPSVIEIMVDPHEVPPTLLRG; encoded by the coding sequence ATGACTACTATTGCATCCGCTTTTGTCCACCATATTAAAAAACTCGGAGTTACACACGTTTTTGGAATCCCTGGCAAGTCGATTGTTCCTCTTCTCATTGAATGCGAAAAACAGTCTATTCCTTTCATATTGTCCCGACACGAATCTGGTGCCGGCTTTCAGGCATCCGGCTACGCTATTAAAAACCAAACAATAGGGGTAGCCATCGGCACATCAGGACCGGGGGGAACGAACCTGATTACAGCCGCTGGACAGGCCAAAGCTTTTCATCTCCCCGTTCTCTTTATTACGGGACATCCTTCAATGAAACATACAGGCAGAGCCCTTGCCCAGGATTCTACAGCCTTTGGTACTGATATGGTTAAATTGTTCGAGCCTGTGACCAAGTTTAGTGCCCGGGTCGAGAGAAGCGATGTATTCCCTATGTATTTCCGCCATGCACTGGAGCAATCTCTTACAGGAGTAAAAGGACCTGTACACTTGTCCATTCCGCTTGATGTATTGCTTGAAGAAACCGTACCGTTTGACATCTTTGCACCCCGGACATCTTTCCCTCTTACCTCAACAGGAATAAGCGATGCGCTTCCCATCATAGAACAAGCAAAAAGACCGGTCATGATTCTTGGAAAAGGCGTACATGCCGCCCTTGCATATGAAGAAGTCCGTACACTGGCAGAAACGTGGGGAATTCCGGTTGTAACCACTCCTGGAGGCAAGGGAACATTTCCGACCCTTCATCCATTATCGCTAAACAGCTTTGGACTTGGAGGAACACAACAAGCTGAAACCTATTTACGCTCCGGAGTTGACCTCATTCTCGTCATCGGATCTAGGTTAAACGACATGTCCACAGCCGGTTTTACCGAGGATATGTATCCTAAGCATGTTATCCACTTTGATTATGAATCACATTACATCCAGAAATCATTACCCGTTCCTACATGCTTTATCCAAGGTGACATCAAGCAGAATATACATGAACTTGTAAAAGCAGCTTCTCCTGAGCAAAAGACACAATATGAAAACGCTTTCTCGCAAGTAGCCGTAACACGTGAAATGGAAATACCACAGACTCGTTCTGAAATCGGTACGGATTATCCCTTTATTTCAGCCGTAGAAGCCGTTCGGACATTGCGGGTAGCCCTTCCTATGGATGCGGTTGTTTTTGGAGATGAAGGAAGCCATTCTTTTTATGCGATTCAAAACTTCGATATTTATAAACCTGGCACGTTTTTCTTTGATGCTGCATTTGGAACAATGGGCTATTCACTAAGCTACGCGATTGGAGCAAAAGTGGCCTCGCCTAGCGATACTATCGCATGCCTGTGCGGAGACGGATCTTTATTTATGCATGGAACTGAAATTTCAACTGCGGTTAACCAAAATATTGCTGTTCTATTTATTGTGCTTAATAATAGCCGATTGGATATGGTGGATAAAGGAATGTCCAGTCATTTTGGAAGATCCATTGGTTCTATATACGATACCGGTGTCCATGTTCAAAAATTCGCCGAATCCCTTGGTGCAAAAGCGTTTCGTTGCCAAACGAGCGAAGAAATTATGTCATCCGTACACCAGGCAATGGCGCACAATGGCCCGTCCGTTATCGAAATTATGGTAGATCCACATGAGGTCCCCCCTACTTTACTCCGCGGATAA
- a CDS encoding PadR family transcriptional regulator, whose amino-acid sequence MNRHKLLPLTETMSYIMLALQEPAHGYVIMQKVEEMSDGDVRIAAGTLYGAIENLMKHKLIERVETEDARRKVYVLTDKGREILQLDMQRMQHIIDVYKGGNINEEI is encoded by the coding sequence ATGAATAGACATAAATTATTGCCATTAACCGAAACAATGAGTTACATTATGTTGGCATTGCAAGAGCCTGCACACGGCTATGTCATTATGCAAAAGGTCGAGGAAATGAGTGACGGTGACGTACGGATTGCTGCTGGAACTTTATACGGAGCGATTGAAAACTTAATGAAGCATAAACTGATTGAACGTGTCGAAACGGAGGATGCTCGAAGAAAAGTCTATGTTTTAACGGACAAAGGAAGAGAAATTTTACAGCTGGATATGCAAAGAATGCAGCATATCATCGATGTTTACAAAGGGGGAAATATAAATGAAGAAATTTAA
- a CDS encoding aspartate/glutamate racemase family protein: protein MKTVGLIGGMSWESSILYYKIMNELVQKKLGGLNSAKTIMYSVNFEEIVALQKEGKWEEAADVLIHTARQLEKAGADIIVICTNTMHKVAEQVEQAIEIPLLHIVDATVSQILASGLSKVGLLATKYTMEQEFYIKRFQKLGIDVFIPTEEEREVVHQVIFEELCKGKINSKSRESYKKIIKNLIQKGAEGIILGCTEITLLVKPEDSEVPLFDTTYIHAEEAVRYALQ, encoded by the coding sequence TTGAAAACGGTTGGTCTGATCGGTGGAATGAGCTGGGAGTCTTCTATTTTGTATTATAAAATCATGAATGAGCTAGTACAAAAGAAGCTTGGAGGCCTCAACTCAGCAAAAACCATTATGTATAGCGTAAACTTTGAAGAAATTGTAGCATTACAAAAAGAAGGAAAGTGGGAAGAAGCTGCAGACGTACTAATACATACAGCTCGACAGCTTGAGAAGGCAGGAGCCGATATAATTGTTATCTGTACGAATACAATGCATAAAGTGGCGGAGCAGGTCGAACAAGCGATTGAGATTCCATTATTGCACATTGTTGATGCCACTGTATCTCAAATTCTCGCAAGTGGGCTTAGTAAAGTTGGCCTTTTGGCTACGAAATATACAATGGAGCAGGAGTTTTACATAAAAAGGTTTCAAAAACTAGGAATCGATGTATTCATTCCTACTGAAGAAGAGCGTGAAGTGGTGCATCAAGTCATCTTTGAAGAGCTTTGTAAAGGAAAGATAAATTCTAAATCAAGAGAGAGCTATAAGAAAATTATAAAAAACCTGATACAAAAAGGAGCAGAAGGAATCATCCTGGGATGTACGGAGATTACATTGCTTGTAAAACCCGAAGATTCGGAAGTTCCATTATTTGATACAACATACATTCATGCGGAAGAGGCAGTACGGTATGCACTACAATAA
- a CDS encoding DUF2812 domain-containing protein has translation MKKFKLFVDIRKEEAWLNEQLKKGYELVKKSSLGYYQFQKTTDTNQVIKLDFQRHLTKEKLETYIELYEEFGWKHIAGSRFSSVHYWIKEKDGHDELFSD, from the coding sequence ATGAAGAAATTTAAGTTGTTTGTCGATATCCGTAAAGAGGAAGCTTGGCTTAATGAGCAATTGAAAAAGGGCTATGAACTGGTTAAAAAAAGTTCGCTAGGCTATTATCAATTCCAAAAAACGACGGATACGAATCAGGTCATTAAATTAGACTTCCAAAGACATTTGACAAAGGAAAAGTTAGAAACATACATCGAGCTATATGAAGAGTTCGGCTGGAAACATATTGCTGGCAGCCGATTTAGTTCTGTTCATTATTGGATCAAAGAGAAGGATGGTCATGATGAATTGTTCTCAGAT
- a CDS encoding YciI family protein, translated as MEKLFLVVLRYIEPLEKVETYLEEHVTFLNKYYEKSKFIFSGRRKPRIGGVILANVNTEEEIQTIIKEDPFFINKIAEYELIEFTPTKYDENFKVFVNN; from the coding sequence ATGGAGAAATTGTTTCTAGTTGTATTAAGATATATCGAACCATTAGAAAAAGTTGAAACTTATTTGGAAGAACACGTTACATTCTTAAACAAGTACTATGAGAAATCCAAATTTATTTTTTCAGGAAGAAGAAAGCCAAGAATTGGCGGAGTTATTTTAGCGAATGTCAATACAGAAGAAGAGATACAGACAATTATTAAAGAAGATCCATTCTTTATCAATAAAATTGCTGAATATGAACTGATAGAGTTTACACCTACAAAATATGATGAGAACTTTAAAGTGTTTGTAAATAACTAA